One window of the Vigna radiata var. radiata cultivar VC1973A chromosome 1, Vradiata_ver6, whole genome shotgun sequence genome contains the following:
- the LOC106758998 gene encoding uncharacterized protein LOC106758998, which yields MDVRLSSAQTKNSEDVVASPAIQIGGTGKSCHQCRQKKENFAATCKNLKKGKNCPIKFCHRCLLTRYGENAEEVAQLANWTCPRCRGICNCSLCQKRRGEQPTGPLYRSAKESGFNSVAEMLSMKKNLETSNPLNEGSLEKEPEVLLSGELGNEHFSDANDVAEVYNKDYGGDNVGAMFQEEIIAEEILLPPGMELKEIFGIELPPKEVGNALQILEFCRVFGKGLDLKEGEAKAIFEELISRESMDEHNSSLIQFHFRLLALILGDSKKESLSLSTKNETNSWLKHLEDLIMQAHHLNDFPLDWFQEGISGYYKLDLSKKFKLMTFLCDEALNTAKLRSYIQDENSRHAKEVKETKLKIAAAKXKIKCXAQLQNERANENVKVGEAHAEMLRLKSTSEKYKSGCDATRINPVFVDNNGMTFWKVQSYNDECVLRQDMKIQDETATLPEESWFLYSLTDKDEIDKYISSMAKRLKSHNSQASL from the exons ATGGACGTGAGATTATCTTCTGCTCAGACTAAGAACTCTGAGGATGTTGTGGCCAGTCCTGCAATTCAAATTGGGGGAACTGGAAAATCTTGTCAtcaa TGCCGGCAAAAAAAGGAGAATTTTGCTGCAACCTGCAAGAActtaaagaaagggaagaattGTCCGATTAAGTTCTGCCACAGGTGTCTTTTGACTAG GTATGGAGAGAATGCTGAAGAGGTTGCACAGTTGGCTAATTGGACATGTCCGAGGTGTCGAGGCATTTGCAACTGTAGTCTTTGCCA GAAGCGACGAGGTGAACAGCCTACTGGTCCCTTATATCGTAGTGCCAAGGAATCTGGCTTTAATTCGGTTGCAGAAATGCTTTCTATGAAGAAAAATTTAGAAACATCAAATCCATTAAATGAAGGTAGTCTGGAAAAG GAGCCTGAAGTACTTCTCTCTGGGGAACTTGGAAATGAACATTTTTCAGATGCAAATGATGTCGCTGAAGTTTACAACAAAGATTATGGTGGTGATAATGTTGGTGCCATGTTCCAAGAAGAGATAATTGCTGAGGAAATTCTTTTGCCACCTGGCATGgagttaaaagaaatatttggcATCGAGTTACCACCCAAAGAGGTGGGGAATGCATTGCAGATTTTAGAGTTTTGCAGAGTGTTTGGGAAG GGTCTTGATCTCAAGGAAGGAGAAGCTAAAGCCATTTTTGAAGAATTGATCAGTAGAGAAAGTATGGATGAGCATAACTCCTCACTGATTCAATTTCACTTTAGATTGTTGGCATTGATCCTTGGTGATTCGAAAAAAGA GTCTCTATCCTTATCAACCAAGAATGAAACTAATTCATGGTTGAAACATTTAGAGGATTTGATTATGCAAGCACATCACCTAAATGATTTCCCTTTGGATTGGTTTCAAGAAGGCATCAGTGGATACTATAAATTGGATTTGTCTAAGAAGTTTAAACTGATGACTTTTCTTTGTGACGAAGCTTTGAACACTGC AAAACTAAGGAGCTATATTCAGGATGAAAATTCAAGACATGCAAAAGAagtgaaagaaacaaaacttaAGATTGCTGCAGCCAAGGNAAAG ATAAAGTGTCNTGCACAGTTGCAGAATGAGAGGGCCAACGAGAATGTTAAGGTTGGCGAAGCACACGCTGAGATGTTAAGGTTAAAAAGCACAAGTGAAAAAT ACAAAAGTGGATGTGATGCCACGAGAATCAATCCAGTGTTTGTGGATAACAATGGGATGACATTTTGGAAGGTACAAAGTTACAACGACGAATGTGTTTTGCGGCAAG ATATGAAGATACAAGATGAAACTGCCACTTTACCTGAAGAAAGCTGGTTTTTGTACAGTCTCAccgataaggatgaaattgataaatatatatcttcaaT GGCTAAAAGACTTAAGAGCCACAATTCTCAAGCAAGTTTGTAG